One window of the Lepidochelys kempii isolate rLepKem1 chromosome 23, rLepKem1.hap2, whole genome shotgun sequence genome contains the following:
- the LOC140902225 gene encoding LOW QUALITY PROTEIN: T-cell-interacting, activating receptor on myeloid cells protein 1-like (The sequence of the model RefSeq protein was modified relative to this genomic sequence to represent the inferred CDS: deleted 2 bases in 1 codon), with protein sequence MASAPIILYLCCWLARQSKVSGQLSYPKPSISLSPNGGVTLGGAVTIQCWAPFQNVRFLLYKDGKPNTRQDMEPAGNLAEFSIGSVSRRDAGTDSCYYQPKGYPFMRSQPSHPVELVVAEPSYPKPNISLLPSEGVTPRGAVTVRCECRCRGARVFLSKSGDPDAQHVTDSAGDLVEFLIHNVSRRDAGSYSCRYSTKGGPPVWSEPSDPVELAVAEGTNPAGTQQPDPPMTEPAGEGGSEPSAAPDLTRPIMAGVSAAAVGLLLLLLAFLCYRSTRGNALVGEGKQLDVLPQEPDPEAEGLTYAELDHQGLQAKRGGPAPAPEPVLYAAINMSQGAHRQSPQGAGAPPHPHSMNPGGVIAATGQGALAIRG encoded by the exons ATGGCATCTGCTCCCATCATCCTCTACCTCT gctgctggctggccAGGCAGAGCAAGGTGTCCGGTC AGCTCAGCTACCCCAAACCCTCCATCTCCCTGAGCCCCAAC GGGGGGGTCACCCTGGGGGGAGCTGTGACCATCCAGTGTTGGGCTCCATTCCAGAACGTGAGGTTCCTTCTGTACAAAGATGGAAAGCCGAACACGCGGCAGGACATGGAACCGGCTGGGAATCTGGCCGAGTTTTCCATTGGCAGCGTGAGCCGGAGAGATGCAGGGACCGACAGCTGCTATTATCAACCCAAAGGGTACCCGTTCATGCGGTCGCAGCCCAGCCACCCCGTGGAGCTGGTGGTAGCAG agcccagctaCCCCAAACCCAacatctccctgctccccagtgagGGGGTTACCCCGCGGGGAGCTGTGACCGTCCGGTGTGAGTGTCGGTGTCGGGGAGCGAGGGTCTTTCTGAGTAAATCTGGAGACCCGGACGCACAGCACGTGACAGATTCCGCGGGGGACTTGGTTGAATTTCTCATCCACAACGTGAGCCGGAGAGATGCAGGGAGCTACAGCTGCCGATATAGCACCAAGGGGGGCCCGCCCGTCTGGTCGGAGCCCAGCGACCCCGTGGAGCTGGCGGTAGCAG AGGGAACCAACCCAGCTGGGACCCAGCAGCCTGATCCCCCCATGACGGAGCCGGCGGGAGAAG GTGGATCGGAACCAAGCGCAGCACCGGATCTGACCCGCCCCATCATGGCCGGGGTGAGCGCGGCGGCCGTcggcctcctccttctcctcctggccTTCCTCTGCTACAGAAGCACCCGAGGAA ACGCCCTCGTGGGCGAAGGGAAGCAGCTGGATGTCCTG ccccaggagcccgACCCCGAAGCCGAGGGACTCACCTACGCCGAGCTGGACCACCAGGGACTGCAGGCCAAACGAGggggcccggcccctgcccccgaGCCCGTCCTGTACGCTGCCATCAATATGAGCCAGGGAGCCCACAGACAGAGCCCCCAGGGTGCAGgggcgcccccccacccccatagtaTGAACCCAGGGGGAGTCATCGCCGCAACGGGGCAGGGAGCGTTGGCCATCAGAGGGTGA